In one Jeotgalibacillus haloalkalitolerans genomic region, the following are encoded:
- the arsD gene encoding arsenite efflux transporter metallochaperone ArsD: MKKIKIFDPAMCCSTGVCGTSFDPELPRVASVVSFLKQKNYPIERFNLTSEPQRFVENKTVQEALAKNPEGLPFTLVDGVIVQQGTYLSNQAFAEVTGISEDQFPASGEAPKPKIRLTIE; this comes from the coding sequence ATGAAAAAGATTAAGATTTTTGATCCGGCAATGTGCTGCTCAACAGGGGTTTGCGGAACGAGCTTTGATCCGGAATTACCGAGAGTGGCTTCTGTTGTCAGTTTCCTGAAGCAGAAAAATTATCCGATTGAACGTTTTAACCTGACTAGTGAGCCTCAGCGATTTGTAGAAAATAAAACGGTTCAGGAGGCTTTGGCGAAAAACCCTGAGGGACTTCCGTTCACACTGGTAGATGGTGTGATCGTGCAGCAGGGGACTTATTTATCAAATCAGGCTTTTGCTGAAGTAACAGGAATTTCTGAAGATCAGTTTCCTGCATCAGGGGAAGCACCAAAGCCGAAAATCAGATTAACAATTGAGTGA
- a CDS encoding PilZ domain-containing protein, which produces MRYNRKEGFRFAFKKPLEAAFKIYELHGREVNSHPGKALMHDLSPSGTKMSSQLNLPVSHQDEPVKIHLQFMLNEVVYEMKAELVWKRAGGNEFYYGVHFYASDDVREEIVKQLKLFVKTV; this is translated from the coding sequence TTGCGGTACAATCGGAAGGAAGGCTTCAGGTTCGCATTTAAAAAGCCATTAGAGGCAGCATTTAAGATTTATGAGCTGCATGGTCGTGAGGTGAATTCCCACCCGGGGAAAGCGCTGATGCATGATTTGAGTCCGAGCGGGACAAAGATGAGCTCACAGCTCAATCTGCCAGTGAGTCATCAGGATGAGCCTGTTAAGATCCACTTGCAATTTATGCTGAATGAGGTTGTATATGAAATGAAGGCTGAGCTTGTGTGGAAGCGGGCAGGTGGAAATGAGTTTTATTATGGCGTTCATTTTTATGCTTCAGATGATGTGAGAGAAGAAATTGTAAAGCAGCTAAAACTATTCGTGAAGACAGTATAA
- a CDS encoding secondary thiamine-phosphate synthase enzyme YjbQ, whose translation MFNTFSVKTHSRDEMIEITEEVQKWISSQSFNSGIAVVSSKHTTAGITVNENADPDVKTDFLRRLDEVFPWDHPKDRHMEGNTASHMKVSTVGHAQTIPVQDGELVLGTWQGIYFCEFDGPRTRQYTVTLISS comes from the coding sequence ATGTTTAACACATTTTCAGTCAAAACGCATAGCCGTGATGAGATGATTGAGATTACAGAAGAAGTCCAGAAGTGGATCAGCAGTCAGTCGTTTAATAGCGGAATTGCAGTCGTTTCTTCAAAGCACACAACTGCTGGCATTACCGTAAATGAAAATGCGGATCCCGATGTAAAAACTGACTTTTTACGACGTCTGGATGAAGTATTTCCGTGGGATCATCCAAAAGACCGTCATATGGAAGGCAATACTGCATCCCATATGAAAGTGAGCACTGTCGGCCATGCGCAGACGATCCCTGTTCAAGACGGAGAACTCGTACTTGGCACATGGCAGGGCATTTATTTCTGTGAATTTGACGGGCCGCGCACGCGCCAGTATACCGTCACACTGATTTCAAGCTAA
- a CDS encoding DMT family transporter, producing MRAYAALGGLSLIWGLSFVFIKILAESAGVWGTVFIRCAAGALILLPILIAQWRKIERPIPWKHLIVIGVMNAALPWALIALSETRIASNTASVLNATTPVFAGLIGFFLFKQRLKLQQWIGILIGFTGVLVLIDFKIGGIFGSEFIGVGTMMLGAMCYGFGSHYVRRFTPVTGVVLLSATSLITGAIVGLVMMTINGYSVMSFTYNTSFWLSAIGLGCFGSGVAYLLFYYMIRQKSPEFATTVTYLAPVSAMVWGSVLLDEPITPSLIGGMVIIFAGIYYANRKAKATKVNTEKATA from the coding sequence ATGAGAGCATACGCAGCACTCGGAGGTCTCAGCCTGATCTGGGGCCTTTCGTTTGTATTTATTAAAATCCTTGCAGAATCAGCAGGCGTCTGGGGGACGGTTTTTATCAGATGTGCTGCCGGCGCGCTGATTCTGCTGCCGATACTGATTGCACAATGGCGAAAAATCGAGCGCCCGATCCCGTGGAAACACCTGATTGTGATCGGCGTGATGAATGCCGCACTTCCATGGGCACTGATCGCACTCAGCGAAACGAGAATCGCCTCTAATACAGCATCTGTACTGAATGCCACCACACCTGTTTTTGCAGGACTGATTGGATTCTTTCTATTTAAACAGCGTCTGAAACTCCAGCAGTGGATCGGTATTCTGATCGGTTTCACAGGGGTACTGGTCCTGATTGACTTTAAAATTGGAGGGATTTTCGGTTCGGAATTCATCGGAGTGGGGACAATGATGCTCGGGGCAATGTGCTACGGATTCGGTTCACACTATGTCAGACGGTTCACCCCCGTAACCGGCGTGGTTCTGCTTTCTGCCACCTCACTGATCACAGGCGCGATTGTTGGACTAGTGATGATGACAATAAACGGATACAGTGTGATGAGCTTTACATACAACACATCATTCTGGCTGTCGGCAATCGGACTTGGGTGCTTCGGCTCAGGGGTTGCCTATCTGCTTTTCTATTATATGATCAGGCAGAAATCTCCTGAGTTTGCAACGACGGTTACCTATCTCGCACCGGTGTCTGCAATGGTCTGGGGCAGCGTTCTGCTGGATGAGCCCATCACGCCTTCACTGATTGGCGGAATGGTAATTATTTTTGCGGGCATTTATTATGCGAATCGGAAAGCAAAGGCTACGAAGGTAAATACGGAAAAAGCCACGGCATAA
- a CDS encoding helix-turn-helix domain-containing protein, whose amino-acid sequence MGRGKDTPLQIELKKILSTNLKNLMKSSAVSQTDLAMQTEIPRTTINGYVKGTSLPTAESSEKIAQVLNVPIEEFDPRYNMNYFDSISANKKKILLQLLDNVVQDLSREKDLDQYESVIENIEIARILIKS is encoded by the coding sequence TTGGGCAGAGGAAAAGACACACCTTTACAAATTGAATTAAAAAAGATTCTTAGCACTAACCTTAAGAATTTAATGAAGTCATCTGCAGTGAGCCAAACAGACTTAGCGATGCAAACAGAAATACCGAGAACAACGATAAATGGCTACGTAAAGGGAACGTCTTTACCTACAGCTGAAAGCAGTGAAAAAATAGCACAGGTTTTAAATGTGCCAATAGAAGAATTTGATCCTAGATATAATATGAATTATTTTGATTCTATTAGTGCTAACAAAAAGAAAATTTTGCTGCAGTTGCTGGATAATGTGGTGCAAGACTTAAGCAGAGAAAAAGACTTAGATCAATATGAAAGCGTTATTGAAAATATTGAAATTGCAAGGATACTTATTAAATCGTAA
- a CDS encoding recombinase family protein, with protein sequence MALIGYARVSSVGQSLESQVEQLKAFGCKRIFKEKESGAKSDRKELQAALEFLEDGELDNNGKIIYKDKLIVTKIDRLARSTFDLQRIAGELKDRKVGLQFLKENIDFSTPSGELMFTMLGAIGQFERDIIKERTTEGRERAKLKGKHMGRPSKPKKNIERAMVLYNEREDNGMSVNDISKLTDVPRSTIYAEIKKNKISLELKV encoded by the coding sequence ATGGCTTTGATTGGCTATGCAAGAGTTTCTTCCGTTGGGCAATCACTGGAGTCACAAGTTGAACAACTTAAAGCATTTGGTTGCAAACGGATATTTAAAGAAAAAGAATCTGGAGCTAAATCAGATAGAAAGGAATTACAAGCTGCTTTAGAATTTTTAGAAGATGGGGAACTGGATAACAACGGGAAGATTATCTATAAGGATAAGCTAATTGTAACAAAAATTGATCGCTTAGCTAGGTCAACCTTTGATCTTCAAAGAATTGCCGGTGAATTAAAAGATAGGAAGGTTGGACTTCAATTCTTAAAAGAGAATATTGATTTCTCAACTCCATCCGGCGAGTTAATGTTTACTATGCTTGGAGCAATAGGTCAATTTGAAAGGGACATAATTAAGGAAAGAACTACAGAAGGGCGAGAGAGGGCAAAGTTAAAGGGTAAACATATGGGGAGACCGAGCAAACCCAAGAAGAATATAGAACGTGCTATGGTCTTGTATAATGAGCGGGAAGACAATGGAATGAGTGTTAATGATATTTCGAAGCTTACAGACGTGCCACGCTCCACGATATATGCGGAAATAAAGAAGAATAAAATATCACTGGAGTTGAAAGTATGA
- a CDS encoding restriction endonuclease, translated as MNNELITQTKMSELVGRSESNGRRWVKEFKEYIPTIEESNKTFYTAESLRIMKFLKKMQEASLTIKEIKQIINKEGIPNNKQEEQRIIGKYKVEKVHKDYDETIKETIPTAGEMMVPYLKIIKDGEAYTASEITEKLIEYFKLTEEQRLMKYENGSDSMFLSRVRSVRYSLKRESYIDEINKLTYIITNDGLDLLNESKSGIKEEIEELEKVVDPLTTVKENLEELNNELADNLLKQLRSIHWMKFEDIVVELLTVMGYGDGQVTQRSNDEGLDGLIKEDKLGLDSIYVQAKRYGVNNSVGRELVQSFSGALDGKGAKKGVFITTSSFTSGAKTYVEKANQKKIILIDGIELSKLMIAHNVGVDVNHTFVVKTLDYDYFKDE; from the coding sequence ATGAACAATGAATTAATCACCCAAACAAAAATGTCTGAATTAGTTGGAAGGTCTGAATCAAACGGGAGACGTTGGGTCAAAGAATTTAAAGAATATATTCCTACTATTGAAGAAAGTAATAAAACCTTTTATACAGCGGAATCACTAAGAATAATGAAGTTTCTGAAAAAAATGCAGGAAGCTTCATTAACAATAAAAGAAATTAAGCAAATAATAAATAAAGAAGGAATACCTAATAATAAACAAGAAGAACAACGAATAATTGGTAAGTATAAAGTTGAAAAGGTACATAAAGATTACGATGAAACTATTAAAGAAACTATTCCTACTGCTGGGGAAATGATGGTTCCATATTTAAAAATAATTAAAGACGGCGAAGCATATACAGCCAGTGAAATTACAGAAAAGCTAATTGAGTACTTTAAATTAACTGAAGAGCAGCGTCTTATGAAATATGAAAATGGTTCTGACAGTATGTTTCTTTCAAGGGTACGAAGCGTAAGATATAGCTTAAAAAGAGAAAGTTATATTGATGAAATAAATAAATTAACATATATAATAACAAACGATGGGTTAGATTTACTAAACGAGAGTAAGAGTGGCATTAAAGAAGAGATTGAAGAATTAGAAAAAGTTGTAGATCCATTAACTACAGTGAAAGAAAATCTGGAAGAATTAAACAACGAGTTGGCGGATAATTTACTGAAACAATTAAGAAGTATTCATTGGATGAAATTTGAAGATATAGTTGTAGAGCTATTAACAGTAATGGGTTATGGAGACGGTCAAGTTACACAGAGATCAAATGATGAAGGTCTGGACGGATTAATAAAAGAAGATAAATTAGGATTAGACAGTATATATGTACAAGCTAAAAGATACGGAGTTAATAATTCTGTTGGTCGAGAACTTGTTCAAAGTTTTTCTGGGGCGTTAGATGGAAAAGGCGCAAAGAAAGGTGTATTTATAACAACTTCTTCGTTTACTTCTGGTGCAAAAACATATGTTGAAAAAGCAAACCAAAAGAAAATTATCTTAATTGATGGCATAGAACTATCAAAATTAATGATAGCTCATAATGTTGGAGTTGATGTAAACCATACCTTCGTGGTGAAAACACTCGATTATGATTATTTTAAAGATGAATGA
- a CDS encoding ArsR/SmtB family transcription factor has protein sequence MILTAPGLEKMSAFFKVLGDPTRLEMLRRMYTSEHCVCEFVEMFKISQPAISRHLRVMKQAGIVLERKDRQWNYFRLNEQDPCYPILVKAIKELGELPVHEHNLLKIKC, from the coding sequence ATGATTTTAACTGCACCAGGGCTGGAGAAGATGAGTGCGTTTTTCAAAGTCCTTGGGGATCCGACAAGGCTTGAGATGCTGCGGAGAATGTATACGAGTGAGCATTGTGTTTGTGAGTTTGTTGAGATGTTCAAAATTTCACAGCCGGCGATCAGCCGTCATCTGCGGGTGATGAAGCAGGCGGGAATTGTGCTTGAACGTAAGGACCGTCAATGGAATTATTTCCGGTTAAATGAACAGGATCCGTGCTATCCTATTCTTGTGAAGGCGATTAAAGAACTGGGAGAGCTACCGGTTCACGAACATAACCTTTTGAAAATAAAATGCTGA
- a CDS encoding RES domain-containing protein: MKSTEVFCLTCNKAYEIMEFFKNEDIELEELDDLPIRIIGFKENGTYTCSLCEFDLEFEDYFIDSESDYERFIEISVEKIGECLSTKVESCNKCPDGEILESYHLTYNKEEGTNEYTGTLFWDFIRENGIENTKLMDQVLRYIECSSCGYGAEYDKDEMRIFNFDDKVISSEEINDFFGDDYGLNYEELNNVATRYGIDLKIAEIEDFIDKITENPMLAYQHKTGVKLYNLLKQIFDKDDIFNLEIGTMIFRGRNRKKDEIKLTSEQLWSPPIGNAGHGRYNLIGLPVLYCSDSTKGIPYELNPINNDYIDVGTFYINSPLKLLDISEIFNEEFGEFIGSVNYESKHFKKGYLFTNFIKDCCATIGFNGIRYKGVGKENYYNYALFNFDKGNELKVSENVNTLNCNISYTIQEKI, from the coding sequence ATGAAAAGCACTGAAGTGTTTTGTTTAACCTGTAATAAAGCATACGAAATTATGGAGTTCTTTAAAAATGAAGACATTGAATTGGAAGAGTTAGATGATCTTCCTATTAGAATAATTGGTTTTAAAGAAAATGGCACTTATACTTGTAGTTTATGTGAATTTGATCTTGAATTTGAAGATTATTTCATAGATTCCGAAAGCGATTACGAACGATTTATTGAAATTAGTGTTGAAAAGATCGGAGAATGCTTGAGTACAAAAGTTGAAAGTTGTAACAAATGTCCTGATGGAGAAATTTTAGAAAGTTATCATTTGACATATAATAAAGAAGAAGGGACAAATGAATATACTGGTACTTTATTCTGGGATTTCATTCGAGAAAATGGAATTGAAAATACAAAATTAATGGATCAGGTTTTAAGATATATTGAATGTTCTTCATGTGGATATGGTGCGGAATACGATAAAGATGAAATGAGGATATTTAATTTTGATGACAAAGTAATAAGTAGTGAAGAGATAAATGACTTTTTTGGTGATGATTACGGACTTAATTACGAAGAATTGAATAATGTAGCAACAAGGTATGGTATTGATCTCAAAATTGCTGAAATAGAAGATTTTATAGATAAAATAACTGAGAATCCTATGTTGGCTTATCAACATAAAACTGGTGTGAAGCTTTACAATTTATTAAAACAGATTTTCGACAAGGACGATATATTCAACCTGGAAATTGGAACAATGATCTTCAGGGGAAGAAATAGAAAAAAAGATGAAATAAAATTGACTTCTGAGCAACTTTGGAGTCCACCTATAGGAAATGCAGGTCACGGAAGGTATAATTTGATAGGACTCCCTGTATTGTACTGTAGTGACTCTACCAAAGGAATTCCTTATGAGTTAAACCCTATTAATAACGATTACATTGATGTAGGAACTTTTTATATAAACAGTCCTTTAAAATTATTAGATATATCAGAGATATTTAATGAAGAATTTGGTGAATTCATTGGATCAGTTAATTACGAGAGTAAACATTTCAAGAAAGGATACTTGTTTACTAACTTTATAAAGGATTGCTGTGCCACAATAGGGTTTAATGGTATAAGGTATAAGGGAGTTGGAAAAGAGAATTATTATAATTATGCTCTGTTTAACTTTGATAAAGGAAATGAATTAAAAGTATCAGAGAATGTTAATACTTTGAACTGTAATATCAGCTATACAATTCAAGAAAAAATATAA
- a CDS encoding FAD-dependent oxidoreductase: MKKLMIIGSVAAGTSVGAKARRNSEDIQITIYDRDTDISYSGCGIPYYVGGEVADLDDLTPRNAAWFKKRYNIDIHTQHEVESINHQEKTAVIRNLITNETFMDSYDTLVLATGATSFVPPISGVEAENVFSVRNIRNAGEIRNYVDTHLPKTATIVGGGFIGLEMAEQLTQRGIEVTLVERLPQIMPPLDQDMAARVAEHLEEKNVSVMTGETVKSLQGGKRITSVLLESGQAVETDLVILSVGIRPNTELAKEIGVEIGSTGAIKVNRKMQTNVPNVYAVGDVAESFSLITGKPIYRPLGSTANKTGRIAGQVITGEDTEHRGILGTGIFKVFDLAVAQTGLTEKDAVEEGYTIEVLHNIKPDRPEYLGGKEMVIKAVADRRTGKLLGAQIVGPQGVDKRIDVFVTAISFGAKAEDLFHLDLAYAPPFATTKDPVMYTGMALHNAFNEKAPLITPQQLIRETESGEAFQIIDTRSKAQFEKAHVKGAIHIPLGDLRNRASELNRDLKTVVYCNKGVTGNAAQNILINHGFKQVYNLSGGNKNYQHVVKNF, from the coding sequence ATGAAAAAGCTGATGATTATTGGATCGGTAGCTGCCGGTACATCTGTAGGAGCGAAAGCGAGAAGAAACAGTGAGGATATTCAAATTACGATTTACGACAGAGACACAGATATCTCCTATTCAGGGTGCGGTATTCCTTATTATGTAGGAGGAGAGGTGGCTGATCTGGATGATCTGACACCTAGAAATGCAGCGTGGTTTAAAAAACGTTATAACATCGATATCCACACGCAGCATGAAGTGGAAAGCATTAATCATCAGGAAAAAACAGCTGTTATCCGGAATCTGATTACGAATGAAACGTTTATGGATTCGTACGATACGCTTGTTCTGGCAACCGGTGCAACAAGTTTTGTTCCGCCTATTTCGGGTGTAGAGGCGGAAAATGTGTTCAGCGTCCGCAATATCCGCAATGCGGGTGAGATCAGGAATTATGTGGATACGCACCTGCCAAAAACTGCGACAATTGTTGGGGGTGGGTTTATCGGACTTGAAATGGCTGAACAGCTGACACAAAGAGGGATTGAAGTGACGCTCGTTGAACGTCTCCCGCAGATCATGCCGCCGCTTGATCAGGATATGGCTGCGCGGGTAGCGGAGCATTTAGAGGAAAAGAATGTGAGTGTGATGACTGGGGAAACAGTTAAATCCTTACAGGGGGGCAAGCGAATCACTTCTGTTCTGCTTGAAAGCGGACAGGCTGTTGAGACCGACCTTGTCATCCTTTCTGTCGGCATTCGTCCTAACACCGAACTCGCTAAGGAGATCGGAGTAGAAATTGGCAGCACAGGTGCAATTAAAGTAAACAGAAAGATGCAGACAAATGTACCGAATGTGTATGCGGTTGGAGATGTGGCGGAGAGTTTTTCTCTGATCACAGGAAAGCCGATTTACAGACCGCTCGGATCAACAGCCAACAAAACAGGAAGAATTGCCGGTCAGGTCATCACTGGAGAAGACACAGAGCACCGTGGTATTTTGGGAACCGGAATCTTTAAAGTATTCGACCTGGCAGTGGCACAGACCGGTCTGACAGAAAAAGACGCGGTTGAGGAAGGTTACACAATTGAAGTGCTTCATAATATTAAACCTGACCGTCCTGAATATCTGGGTGGCAAGGAAATGGTGATTAAGGCAGTAGCGGATCGCAGAACAGGAAAGCTGCTTGGTGCCCAGATTGTCGGACCACAGGGTGTTGATAAACGAATAGATGTATTTGTCACAGCCATTTCATTTGGTGCAAAGGCTGAGGACCTGTTCCATCTCGACCTGGCCTATGCCCCACCGTTTGCCACAACGAAGGATCCAGTCATGTATACAGGTATGGCCCTGCATAACGCATTTAATGAAAAGGCCCCGCTGATCACGCCGCAGCAGCTGATCAGGGAGACAGAGAGCGGAGAAGCGTTCCAGATCATTGATACAAGATCAAAAGCCCAGTTTGAAAAAGCGCATGTAAAAGGCGCGATTCATATTCCGCTTGGCGATTTAAGAAACAGAGCTTCAGAATTGAACCGCGACCTGAAGACAGTTGTGTATTGTAATAAGGGTGTGACAGGGAATGCTGCACAGAATATCCTGATCAATCATGGATTTAAACAGGTATATAACCTGTCCGGCGGAAATAAAAACTATCAGCATGTGGTGAAAAATTTTTAA
- a CDS encoding adhesin: MNITPGAVSFLKSVVDEKGAEGIRFYKAGEGCCGPSFGLGLDPAQENDQIHQFDGLKLAVDGQLEGSIDAITLDVEETPEGPQIVMLGGNAC, translated from the coding sequence ATGAATATTACACCAGGTGCTGTATCATTTTTGAAAAGTGTTGTAGATGAAAAAGGAGCAGAGGGAATCCGTTTCTATAAGGCAGGAGAAGGCTGCTGCGGGCCAAGCTTTGGGCTTGGACTGGACCCTGCACAGGAAAACGATCAAATTCATCAGTTTGATGGATTGAAGCTTGCGGTGGATGGTCAGCTTGAAGGTTCAATTGATGCGATCACACTCGATGTGGAAGAAACACCGGAGGGACCTCAGATTGTGATGCTTGGCGGCAATGCCTGCTAA
- the arsA gene encoding arsenical pump-driving ATPase — MQDFLIDEIPLTPFVFLTGKGGVGKTSTASLLAITLADQGKKILLVSTDPASNLQDVFGTDLTEVPKEIPDVPNLHVANFDPEQAAALYKEKMVGPYRGVLPDTVVQSMEEQLSGACTVEIAAFDQFTGLLSSNELRSMYDHILFDTAPTGHTLRLLSLPNAWNVYLDENTSGTSCLGPLAGLAEKKTQYEYATEMLQDETVTTLVLVARPEASTLTEAARAYHELKETGMKHTLLVINGYLQSDDQGDSYRQSFITRQQLALENMPEALKEPQSYILPYVTTSLASVADIRSWMTAAVENEPVDREPFQGDRLEKLVKELEDTGPGLVMTMGKGGVGKTTVASMIATSLTARGHRVILTTTDPAAHVDQVVGESDQPLLSVERIDPKKETERYRCTVFERAGEISPEERSLLEEDLNSPCTEEIAVFRAFADTVARAGEAYVVIDTAPTGHTLLLLDATEAYHREMERSTGEVPEAVRLLLPKLRDPAFTHVLITTLPEATPVFEASRLQDDLIRAGIKPQGWVVNQSLAVTDTRDAILGRKAESELRWIQEVKRLSDDKAVYIPWMEKQLSGYQTLLEAMKG; from the coding sequence ATGCAGGACTTTTTGATTGATGAGATTCCTTTGACTCCTTTTGTGTTTTTGACGGGAAAAGGGGGAGTCGGTAAGACATCCACAGCCTCCTTGCTGGCGATTACCCTTGCTGACCAGGGAAAAAAGATTTTGCTTGTGTCTACGGATCCCGCGAGTAATCTGCAGGATGTTTTTGGAACGGATCTGACAGAAGTACCGAAAGAAATACCCGATGTGCCGAATCTGCATGTAGCCAATTTCGATCCTGAACAGGCTGCTGCTTTATATAAGGAAAAGATGGTCGGCCCATACCGTGGCGTGCTGCCGGACACAGTTGTTCAGTCTATGGAAGAACAGCTTTCGGGCGCATGTACCGTTGAAATTGCAGCTTTTGATCAATTCACAGGGCTGCTTTCATCGAATGAGCTGAGAAGCATGTATGATCATATTTTATTTGATACTGCACCGACTGGTCATACGCTCAGGCTGTTGAGTCTGCCGAATGCCTGGAATGTGTATTTGGATGAAAATACAAGTGGTACATCCTGCCTGGGACCGCTTGCTGGTCTTGCAGAAAAGAAAACTCAATATGAATATGCCACAGAGATGTTACAGGATGAAACCGTAACGACCCTGGTTCTGGTTGCACGACCGGAGGCGTCAACGCTGACTGAGGCTGCAAGAGCGTACCATGAGCTGAAGGAAACCGGAATGAAGCATACGCTGCTTGTGATCAACGGCTATTTACAGTCAGATGATCAGGGGGATTCATACCGGCAGTCATTTATAACAAGGCAGCAGCTCGCTTTGGAAAATATGCCTGAAGCATTAAAGGAGCCACAAAGTTATATCCTGCCTTATGTGACTACGAGTCTTGCAAGTGTTGCTGATATCAGAAGCTGGATGACTGCCGCAGTGGAAAATGAGCCTGTTGATAGAGAGCCTTTTCAGGGTGACAGACTTGAAAAACTGGTGAAGGAGCTTGAGGATACAGGTCCTGGTCTTGTGATGACGATGGGCAAGGGCGGCGTTGGCAAGACCACGGTCGCTTCCATGATCGCCACAAGTCTTACTGCCCGTGGACATCGTGTGATTTTGACGACAACTGACCCTGCTGCACATGTGGATCAGGTGGTTGGAGAGTCGGATCAGCCGTTACTATCAGTAGAACGGATTGATCCGAAAAAAGAGACTGAGCGGTACCGGTGCACTGTCTTTGAGCGGGCCGGTGAGATTTCACCTGAAGAAAGGTCTCTTCTTGAGGAGGATCTTAATTCCCCGTGTACAGAGGAGATTGCTGTATTTCGAGCGTTTGCAGACACGGTCGCAAGGGCCGGTGAGGCGTATGTTGTAATTGACACAGCCCCAACCGGTCACACGCTTCTTTTGCTGGATGCAACAGAAGCGTATCACCGTGAAATGGAGCGTTCTACGGGAGAGGTTCCGGAGGCTGTACGATTACTTCTGCCGAAGCTGAGAGACCCTGCCTTTACGCATGTATTGATTACCACACTTCCTGAGGCAACCCCTGTTTTTGAGGCGTCACGTCTTCAGGACGATTTAATCAGGGCAGGAATCAAACCGCAGGGCTGGGTGGTCAATCAGTCACTGGCTGTAACGGATACGCGTGACGCTATTCTTGGAAGAAAAGCAGAGAGTGAGCTGAGGTGGATTCAGGAAGTAAAGAGGCTGAGCGATGACAAAGCTGTATATATTCCCTGGATGGAAAAGCAATTATCAGGTTATCAAACATTACTGGAAGCAATGAAAGGATGA